From Synechococcales cyanobacterium T60_A2020_003:
ACACCTGGCGATCGCCATCATTTGTATGAATCGTTTCTATATGATCCGTCATGATCCGTCAGAACGTAATTGCGATTGTTACAAATCCAACCTCTGCCAGCATCCACTATTAGGCATAACGTGCGATCCGAGTACGCCGCACTACTGGGAGATGAATCCCGCTAATAGGAGGGGAATCAGTAGCGCGGCAGAAATAATCGCAATCACCGTAACGGGATCTAATTTGAGCGTATTTTTATCAGGATTGGGCATGGTGTATCACTGCGAAGCTTGTACTCTAATGCTACTGTACGGGCGATCGCCAACCGATAGGATGCATCAAGACGTTCAGCACCATTGAGCTGACTGTGGTAGACTTTCGGCTTATATTGTAAGTTTTCATTGTTCATGCCATGAGTGAGAAGCATCTGATGAAACAACTTTCATCGAAACACCGCTTCAGCACGCAACCAGGGAAGCTGAGGTCAATTATTCAAAGAAATTTGCAATGGATTACCCCTGTTCTGGTGATCCTTTTCGTGGTTGCAGTTCCAGCCACAGTGCTAGCTCAGGATACGGAAGCATCAACCCCTGGCCTAGTTAGTGCTATCGATAATGCGTTTTCCAGCATTGTCGGCTTCATGGCAAAGATCTTGTTTTTCAGTATTGGTGGGTTTCCGCTGATCGTGCTGTGGCTCTTTGTGGGAGCCATCTTTTTTACCGTGCGGATGGGATTCATCAACATTCGCGCCTTCAAACACGCCATTGACGTTGTGCGGGGTAAGTATGATGACCCTAACGATGAAGGCGAAGTCTCCCACTTCCAAGCCTTAGCGACGGCACTTTCTGGAACGGTTGGGCTTGGGAACATTGCTGGGGTAGCGGTTGCGATCGAACTTGGTGGCCCCGGTGCAATGTTTTGGCTCACCCTGGCGGGGCTATTTGGCATGACCAGCAAGTTTGTGGAGTGTACGCTGGGGGTTAAGTATCGTATTGAGCGCCCCGATGGTACGGTGGCGGGTGGCCCGATGTACACCCTCTCGCGTGGACTGGCTGGAATGGGCATGGCTCCCCTGGGTCGGGGATTAGCGGTGCTGTTTTCCGTGCTGTGTATCCTGGGTTCGCTCGGTGGTGCAAATATGTTCCAGTCGAACCAAGCCTATGCAGCGGTGGCTGGCTTGCTGCCAGGATTCCCCAACTGGGTGTTTGGATTAATCCTAGCAGCACTGGTAGCTGGGGTGATTATTGGTGGAATTCGACGAATTGGGGCGATCGCCGGAACGCTGGTTCCCGCAATGGCGGTGATTTACGTCCTGGGCTGTTTATGGATTATCCTTGCGAATTTGGGTGATGTTCCCGCCGCCATTACTACGGTTGTTACCGAAGCGTTTTCCCCTCGTTCTGTGACGGGCGGCATGGTGGGGGTAATGGTGCAGGGCATTCGCCGTAGCACCTTTTCCAACGAAGCTGGCATTGGTTCAGCGGCGATCGCCCACTCGGCAGCGCGGACGGATGAACCTGTGCGGGAAGGGATTGTGGCGTTGCTCGAACCGTTTATTGATACGGTCGTGATTTGTAATATGACAGCGATCGTTCTAGTGCTGACGGGAGCCTATCTTGAAGCTGGGGAAGAATTGGGCGGCGTCCAACTGACCTTAACGGCCTTTAGTACGATCAGCTCTTGGTATCCGGTTATTTTAATCGCAGCTATCTTTCTTTTTGCCTTTTCCACCATTATTTCGT
This genomic window contains:
- a CDS encoding alanine:cation symporter family protein, with the translated sequence MKQLSSKHRFSTQPGKLRSIIQRNLQWITPVLVILFVVAVPATVLAQDTEASTPGLVSAIDNAFSSIVGFMAKILFFSIGGFPLIVLWLFVGAIFFTVRMGFINIRAFKHAIDVVRGKYDDPNDEGEVSHFQALATALSGTVGLGNIAGVAVAIELGGPGAMFWLTLAGLFGMTSKFVECTLGVKYRIERPDGTVAGGPMYTLSRGLAGMGMAPLGRGLAVLFSVLCILGSLGGANMFQSNQAYAAVAGLLPGFPNWVFGLILAALVAGVIIGGIRRIGAIAGTLVPAMAVIYVLGCLWIILANLGDVPAAITTVVTEAFSPRSVTGGMVGVMVQGIRRSTFSNEAGIGSAAIAHSAARTDEPVREGIVALLEPFIDTVVICNMTAIVLVLTGAYLEAGEELGGVQLTLTAFSTISSWYPVILIAAIFLFAFSTIISWSYYGEISWGYLFGQNTVIAYKVLYVVCVFIGAIVGLGAVIDFSDLSLLSMAVPNLIGCYFLSGQVAGDLKAYMDRLRSGEMLTYEQQLASSSMGADVGE